A single Thiohalobacter thiocyanaticus DNA region contains:
- a CDS encoding glycosyltransferase WbuB, with product MSDVRAPGFPRRLLLVSINYLPEMTGIGKYSGEMAEWLASRGVEVEVVTAPPYYPAWKVSPEYGSYLYRRETINGVGITRCPLWVPARPSGLKRILHLASFALSAFPVIVWKAVRMRPDIVFVVEPPLFCAPSALLAAGLGGAQSWLHVQDFEVDAAFDLGVLKARWLRKLVLKTESWLMRRFARVTTISERMLERLSQKGVEPERVGLLPNWVELERIYPLQEPSSLRAEWGMTESDTVVLYSGNMGEKQGLEILLETARRLEDRSDIRFVLCGDGSARARLEVLAGGMRNVEFKPLQPLDRLNDLLNLADIHVLPQRGDAADLVLPSKLTNMLASARPVVATAAPGTQVAEIVEACGIVVPPEDADALARAVAQLSDSAAKRSEFGAAARRLAETDWGKDNVLSRVFGR from the coding sequence TTGAGTGACGTCCGCGCGCCAGGATTCCCGCGACGGCTCCTCCTCGTCTCGATCAACTATCTGCCCGAAATGACGGGGATAGGCAAATACAGCGGCGAGATGGCCGAATGGCTGGCCTCCCGGGGGGTGGAGGTGGAAGTGGTGACCGCGCCGCCCTACTATCCGGCATGGAAAGTCTCGCCTGAATATGGTTCGTACCTGTATCGGCGTGAAACAATAAACGGAGTGGGTATAACGCGCTGCCCACTCTGGGTACCGGCACGCCCCAGCGGTCTGAAACGCATCCTGCATCTGGCCAGTTTCGCGCTGAGTGCGTTCCCGGTCATCGTCTGGAAGGCAGTGCGCATGCGGCCGGATATCGTGTTCGTGGTGGAGCCGCCGTTGTTCTGTGCGCCGTCAGCGTTGCTCGCTGCCGGCCTCGGCGGCGCACAGTCATGGCTGCATGTGCAGGATTTCGAGGTCGATGCCGCTTTCGACCTGGGGGTGCTGAAGGCACGCTGGCTGCGTAAGCTGGTGCTGAAAACAGAGTCGTGGCTGATGCGGCGGTTCGCCAGGGTGACCACCATTTCCGAGCGTATGCTGGAACGCCTGAGTCAAAAGGGCGTCGAACCGGAGCGTGTGGGATTGTTGCCCAACTGGGTCGAACTGGAGCGGATATACCCTCTCCAGGAGCCCTCATCCCTGCGTGCTGAATGGGGTATGACTGAATCGGATACGGTCGTGTTGTATTCCGGGAACATGGGCGAGAAACAGGGCCTGGAGATATTGCTGGAGACGGCCAGGCGGCTTGAGGACAGGAGCGACATTCGCTTTGTTCTGTGCGGCGACGGTTCGGCGCGGGCACGGCTGGAGGTGTTGGCCGGGGGGATGAGGAACGTGGAATTCAAACCGTTGCAGCCACTGGACAGGCTCAACGATCTGCTGAACCTGGCCGATATCCATGTGCTGCCCCAGCGTGGAGACGCGGCGGACCTGGTGCTGCCGTCGAAGCTGACGAATATGCTCGCCAGCGCAAGGCCCGTGGTGGCGACTGCGGCGCCGGGAACACAGGTGGCAGAGATCGTCGAGGCGTGTGGTATCGTGGTGCCCCCTGAGGACGCCGATGCCCTGGCGCGGGCGGTGGCCCAACTGTCTGATTCGGCTGCAAAAAGATCGGAATTCGGCGCGGCGGCACGGCGGCTTGCCGAAACCGATTGGGGCAAGGACAATGTGCTTTCGCGTGTTTTTGGCCGATAG
- a CDS encoding glycosyltransferase encodes MRKVLSIHWGFSLGGVAQYAATLERVRARMPLQLRSLCLLPRGRVVDEATLAKLDVRVLPVRSLADLTWIRGARRVIAEEAPDCVLSHGFNGHLVALLGTRGRSTDVIRLATYHGSYHPPSRGKRLVAPLYNGFTHWYLRSRAAGVLNVAQFCADFLADHGVPASKLTVVHNGIPDLKLDPGVREAIRREWGFGPEHTLIGVASRLDPVKGLEYLLQAFAGVAQDHLGARLVLMGDGTVRSDLEAQAGALGIRDRVLFTGMRADVPQCLAALDVFALPSLAEYHSIGLLEAMRAGLPIVATDVGGNTESVRDGQEGLIVAPADAVGLKSALARLLDDRDLCARLGQAARSRFVSEFTEYAMLAKTASWLSRVCGD; translated from the coding sequence TTGAGGAAGGTTCTGAGTATTCACTGGGGGTTCTCGCTCGGAGGCGTGGCCCAATATGCCGCCACCCTGGAGCGCGTCAGGGCGCGGATGCCGCTGCAGCTGCGCTCCCTGTGCCTGCTGCCCAGGGGGCGGGTCGTGGACGAGGCGACGCTTGCGAAGCTCGATGTTCGGGTGCTGCCGGTGCGTTCGCTGGCAGATCTCACCTGGATTCGCGGCGCGCGCAGGGTGATCGCCGAGGAGGCGCCGGACTGTGTCCTGAGTCATGGCTTCAACGGCCATCTCGTGGCCCTGCTGGGGACGCGGGGTCGCAGCACCGATGTGATCCGCCTGGCTACCTATCATGGCAGCTATCACCCTCCGAGTCGTGGGAAGCGGCTGGTTGCGCCGCTCTACAACGGCTTTACCCACTGGTATCTGCGCAGCCGGGCCGCCGGTGTGCTCAATGTCGCTCAATTCTGCGCGGATTTTCTCGCCGACCACGGTGTGCCCGCAAGCAAGTTGACGGTGGTCCACAACGGCATCCCGGACCTCAAACTCGATCCTGGCGTGCGCGAGGCCATCCGTAGGGAGTGGGGGTTCGGCCCGGAGCACACCCTCATCGGTGTGGCTTCCCGGCTCGATCCGGTCAAGGGGCTGGAGTATCTGCTGCAGGCCTTCGCCGGCGTGGCGCAGGATCATCTCGGTGCGCGACTGGTGCTGATGGGAGATGGCACGGTCCGCTCGGACCTCGAGGCGCAGGCCGGTGCCCTGGGAATTCGCGACCGCGTCCTGTTCACAGGCATGCGCGCCGACGTGCCACAGTGCCTGGCCGCCCTGGATGTCTTCGCACTGCCGTCGCTGGCCGAGTATCATTCCATCGGCCTGCTGGAGGCCATGCGCGCGGGCCTGCCCATCGTCGCGACCGACGTGGGGGGGAATACAGAGTCCGTGCGCGACGGGCAGGAAGGACTGATCGTCGCACCGGCGGACGCGGTGGGATTGAAGTCCGCCCTGGCCCGGCTGCTCGATGACAGGGACTTGTGCGCCCGACTCGGACAAGCGGCGCGGAGCCGATTCGTCAGCGAGTTCACGGAATATGCCATGCTGGCCAAGACTGCCAGCTGGCTGTCGCGTGTGTGTGGCGACTAG
- the xrtD gene encoding VPLPA-CTERM-specific exosortase XrtD has translation MNSATTTKSLSIFSAGIWVLLILTAGILGYAYADAIEYMVNRWNGSEEYGYAYLIPVITAFLIWQRRFEIQRVGIRHSYAGLVLVALGGLLLFLGTMATTHTLSQYSIVIVIMGLALTFLGWSAFRLAFAPLFLLFFMVPLPPFVFNTLSNQLQLISSEIGVAVIRLFGISVYLEGNVIDLGSYKLQVVEACSGLRYLFPLASLSFVAAYIYKGALWKKAIIFLSSAPITVLMNSFRIGVIGVLVEYGGPGQAEGFLHDFEGWVIFMACIAILILEMAVLAKIGKRKMTLSEAFGIDIPEPPEDDVPRKRVKPAVPGYLAIGVALLTVWGVEHASSSENIVPDRRLFVGFPMEFGNWAGREDRLESIYLQALKLDDYIMADYRNGKGQQVNFYAAYYADQAAGEAAHSPRACIPGGGWLIRNHEVVPVEGVEVLGRSLEVNRMIIAKGDFRQLVYYWFQQRGRVITNEYWVKGYLFWDALTRNRTDGALVRLTIPIQPGQDLADAEEALREFAGLVVPKLGPYVPE, from the coding sequence ATGAACAGCGCAACCACCACCAAGTCTCTTTCGATATTTTCAGCCGGAATCTGGGTCTTGTTGATTTTGACGGCAGGCATCCTGGGCTATGCCTATGCCGACGCCATCGAATACATGGTAAATCGTTGGAACGGCTCCGAGGAATATGGTTATGCCTATCTGATACCGGTTATTACCGCTTTCCTGATCTGGCAGCGCAGGTTCGAAATCCAGAGGGTCGGAATACGGCATTCCTATGCCGGGCTGGTGCTGGTTGCGTTAGGCGGCCTGCTGCTGTTTCTGGGTACCATGGCCACAACGCATACGCTGTCGCAGTATTCCATCGTCATCGTGATTATGGGACTTGCACTGACTTTCCTGGGGTGGTCCGCCTTCAGGCTGGCCTTTGCGCCGCTGTTCCTGCTCTTCTTCATGGTGCCGTTACCGCCGTTCGTTTTCAATACGCTGTCCAATCAGCTGCAGCTGATTTCCTCCGAGATCGGGGTTGCGGTGATCCGTCTGTTCGGCATCAGCGTCTATCTCGAAGGCAATGTGATCGACCTGGGCAGCTACAAGCTGCAGGTGGTCGAGGCCTGCAGCGGCCTGCGCTACCTGTTCCCGCTGGCCAGCCTTTCATTCGTTGCCGCGTATATCTATAAGGGTGCGTTGTGGAAGAAGGCGATCATTTTCCTGTCCAGTGCGCCCATCACGGTGTTGATGAACAGCTTTCGCATCGGCGTGATCGGTGTCCTGGTGGAATACGGCGGCCCGGGCCAGGCGGAAGGTTTTCTGCATGATTTCGAGGGCTGGGTCATCTTCATGGCCTGTATTGCCATCCTGATCCTGGAGATGGCGGTGCTGGCCAAGATCGGCAAGCGGAAAATGACCCTGAGCGAGGCCTTCGGTATCGATATACCCGAGCCCCCCGAAGATGATGTTCCCCGCAAGCGGGTCAAGCCTGCTGTCCCCGGTTATCTGGCCATTGGTGTTGCACTGCTGACTGTCTGGGGAGTGGAGCATGCCTCCAGCAGCGAAAATATCGTGCCTGATCGCAGGCTTTTCGTGGGTTTTCCCATGGAGTTCGGCAACTGGGCGGGACGAGAGGACCGGCTGGAAAGCATTTACCTCCAGGCGCTGAAGCTGGATGACTACATCATGGCCGATTATCGTAATGGTAAGGGTCAGCAGGTGAATTTCTATGCGGCCTACTATGCCGATCAGGCTGCCGGCGAGGCCGCGCATTCGCCCCGCGCCTGTATTCCGGGTGGTGGCTGGCTGATCAGGAATCATGAGGTGGTGCCGGTGGAAGGAGTTGAGGTTCTCGGGCGCTCACTTGAAGTCAACCGCATGATTATCGCCAAGGGGGATTTCCGCCAGTTGGTGTATTACTGGTTCCAGCAACGGGGGCGGGTGATTACCAATGAGTACTGGGTAAAAGGCTACCTGTTCTGGGATGCGCTGACCCGCAACCGCACCGACGGGGCCCTGGTGCGGCTGACCATCCCGATTCAGCCCGGGCAGGATCTGGCCGATGCAGAGGAGGCGCTGCGGGAGTTTGCCGGGCTGGTGGTGCCGAAACTGGGACCGTATGTGCCGGAGTGA
- a CDS encoding oligosaccharide flippase family protein: MRFGIKQRLQEMAWVTGGLATSRILTLLASVVGARILEVEEFGRFTLFVTVALLMADMGRPIDNAYVRETSGKHNVDAESYYHYSVRLKLALVAVALLAWIPVWAYSGSVYASIPGIIGAAMVVGSFWMITYSLLSDFQRRQQFMRVGLLNPLTGLTLLLAVAVVAAGGEPGLGAVVICTLVLSLAVAVFNLALIFKRRAARLYGDERKRFLKLVWVFFSSGAVLQLAGRLDTLLVAAMTNMRELAYYGAAARTAGPVGMLGAGAGMLLLPVARQAYESSRGLHDYVRRSLLYNMAQLAVLALLFAFSDQIVLWLFGEGYGASAVILKWLLLSRMLSALVVPYRVLLQASQRPGRLFSLSLIRMFSGAAGILALVPVMGASGAAVGLSVGEFVTLCSAAAFVHRGWRHDREF; the protein is encoded by the coding sequence TTGAGATTCGGTATCAAACAACGATTGCAGGAAATGGCATGGGTGACCGGTGGGTTGGCGACCTCGCGCATACTCACGCTGCTCGCTTCCGTCGTGGGCGCGAGGATCCTCGAGGTGGAGGAGTTCGGAAGATTTACATTATTCGTTACGGTGGCGCTGTTGATGGCGGACATGGGGCGTCCCATAGATAACGCCTATGTCCGGGAGACTTCCGGGAAACACAATGTCGATGCTGAGTCATATTATCACTACTCCGTCCGCCTCAAGCTCGCTTTGGTTGCAGTCGCGCTGCTCGCCTGGATTCCGGTCTGGGCGTATTCCGGAAGTGTATATGCGAGCATCCCCGGAATAATAGGCGCCGCAATGGTGGTCGGCTCATTCTGGATGATAACGTATTCACTACTGTCCGATTTTCAGCGGCGACAGCAATTCATGCGGGTGGGCCTGCTCAATCCATTGACCGGCCTCACGCTTCTGCTTGCGGTTGCTGTTGTGGCAGCAGGGGGCGAGCCGGGGCTGGGGGCTGTGGTGATTTGCACCCTTGTTCTGTCGCTGGCGGTGGCGGTGTTTAACCTGGCGCTGATTTTCAAGCGACGCGCGGCAAGGCTGTACGGTGATGAGCGCAAGCGGTTCCTCAAGCTGGTATGGGTGTTCTTCTCCTCGGGGGCGGTGCTGCAACTTGCAGGTCGGCTGGACACATTGTTGGTGGCCGCGATGACCAATATGAGAGAGCTGGCATACTATGGTGCGGCCGCCCGTACTGCAGGGCCGGTCGGGATGCTGGGGGCGGGGGCGGGTATGCTGCTCCTGCCGGTGGCAAGGCAGGCCTATGAATCGTCCCGGGGGCTGCATGATTATGTGCGCAGGTCCCTGCTCTACAACATGGCGCAGTTAGCCGTTCTGGCCCTGCTGTTCGCATTCAGTGACCAGATTGTGTTATGGCTTTTCGGTGAGGGCTATGGCGCGAGCGCGGTGATATTGAAATGGCTGCTGCTTTCGCGGATGCTGAGCGCACTGGTCGTTCCCTATCGGGTGTTGCTGCAGGCCAGCCAGCGTCCGGGGCGGCTGTTTTCCCTTTCCCTGATCAGAATGTTTTCGGGCGCAGCGGGAATTCTGGCGCTGGTACCGGTGATGGGGGCATCCGGAGCAGCGGTTGGTTTGAGTGTGGGTGAGTTCGTCACCCTGTGCAGCGCTGCGGCCTTCGTGCATCGCGGCTGGCGTCATGATAGGGAATTCTAA
- a CDS encoding O-antigen ligase family protein, translating to MSLVVSIAAIGLVLFTIGLVIGRMRLIADTGSRYEWGFWGWAWVAMFMSGTLFFGHSYSTRSVALDASAMVQLAWVAAACCFVLVSLPRTKILFGLAALPIMLFLLYGLFGLVTSVLSPAPKFSAYKAGLVVVDAILAAGFLSLSLRGSRWRVSDFVLGLIVLALGGALLGAVLWPGEAFQLKSGVFGVMLYGTLPIMHPNELGMWGGIVMVVSLVRWFAASTARSRWAWLFIGTSSATVVLLAQSRTSVAAILVSLLVAIPYLARTRAQALIGGGVLIMLAVGVVGVATVIVGPDTLFGPLVEYLKRGQDQGGLETMHGRVWAWMNIGWPMFMESPLIGNGFDAGTRFATDVTIGHLHNSFFQVLANSGLLGFIPWVMAVTIGSCQLFLRAWRRRSAPLQQRVSALVALLIMIGLLARAWTGSVLVSHAWSTMMFLGLMVDLYASRRSRVSESAANNVKNKTDVTRKTLLAHRRA from the coding sequence ATGAGCCTTGTTGTCAGCATAGCCGCTATCGGCCTCGTCCTGTTCACTATCGGCCTGGTGATCGGCCGGATGCGCCTTATCGCCGATACCGGGTCCAGGTATGAGTGGGGTTTCTGGGGCTGGGCCTGGGTGGCCATGTTCATGAGCGGTACCCTGTTCTTCGGGCACAGCTACTCAACTAGGTCCGTGGCATTGGATGCCTCCGCCATGGTCCAATTGGCTTGGGTGGCGGCCGCATGTTGCTTCGTGTTGGTGTCGCTACCACGAACTAAAATTCTTTTCGGCTTGGCAGCGTTGCCCATAATGTTGTTTCTCCTGTACGGGCTGTTCGGGCTCGTTACCAGTGTCCTGTCCCCGGCGCCTAAGTTCTCGGCCTACAAGGCGGGCTTGGTGGTGGTGGATGCCATACTGGCGGCCGGGTTTCTGTCGTTGAGCCTGCGCGGAAGTCGTTGGCGGGTGTCGGACTTCGTGCTGGGATTGATTGTACTCGCCCTAGGTGGGGCGCTGCTCGGTGCAGTTCTATGGCCGGGCGAGGCCTTTCAGCTCAAATCAGGCGTTTTCGGGGTGATGCTTTACGGCACCCTGCCCATAATGCATCCGAACGAACTGGGGATGTGGGGCGGAATCGTGATGGTCGTTTCCCTGGTCCGCTGGTTCGCGGCCTCCACGGCAAGATCGAGGTGGGCCTGGTTGTTCATTGGCACGTCGAGCGCGACAGTGGTTCTGCTGGCCCAGTCGCGCACCTCGGTGGCTGCCATCCTGGTCAGCCTGCTGGTTGCGATCCCGTATCTGGCAAGAACGCGGGCCCAGGCCCTGATCGGTGGGGGCGTGCTGATCATGCTTGCGGTCGGCGTCGTTGGCGTAGCCACTGTGATTGTCGGACCTGACACACTGTTCGGGCCGCTCGTCGAATACCTCAAGAGGGGGCAAGATCAGGGTGGCTTGGAAACGATGCATGGCCGGGTGTGGGCATGGATGAATATCGGCTGGCCGATGTTTATGGAGTCACCACTCATCGGCAATGGGTTCGACGCCGGGACTCGGTTTGCTACCGATGTCACGATCGGTCATCTACACAATTCGTTTTTCCAGGTCCTTGCCAACAGCGGGCTACTCGGTTTCATCCCCTGGGTGATGGCGGTAACTATCGGGTCCTGCCAGCTGTTTCTCAGGGCATGGCGTCGCCGCAGTGCGCCGCTGCAACAGCGGGTCTCTGCCCTGGTGGCGCTGCTCATTATGATAGGCTTGCTCGCGAGAGCTTGGACCGGCTCTGTCCTGGTATCACATGCCTGGTCTACTATGATGTTCCTTGGCTTGATGGTGGATCTATACGCCAGCCGGCGCAGTCGGGTGAGCGAGTCGGCTGCAAACAACGTTAAGAATAAAACCGATGTCACACGAAAAACTCTATTGGCTCACAGACGGGCTTAA
- a CDS encoding glycosyltransferase family 2 protein: MRAPVSVVILTLDEEVNIGRCLDSVAWCDDVVVLDSFSTDRTCEIARGKGARIVERAFDNYANQRNHALKEIDYSNDWLLMLDADEVVPGEMVEEMAATLTGGGEDVTLYRMRRKDYFMGSWLKHSTNYSTLWFGRLMRLGRVWVEREINEEYHTDGLTRDLDSAIVHYPFNKGLSAWVEKHNRYSSMEAELLVHGGGYEWKLRELFDSDPVARRKALKALIYSMPGRPLVMFLGRYFVAGGVLDGRAGLMFCLLKSWYEYLIDCKAKELRRRMRGLPV, translated from the coding sequence ATGCGAGCGCCGGTTTCCGTCGTGATCCTGACTCTGGACGAGGAGGTCAATATCGGGCGCTGCCTGGATTCCGTGGCCTGGTGCGACGACGTGGTGGTGCTGGACTCGTTCAGTACCGACAGGACGTGCGAGATCGCCAGGGGAAAGGGGGCGCGGATCGTGGAGCGCGCCTTCGACAATTATGCCAATCAGCGCAACCACGCGCTGAAGGAGATCGACTACAGCAACGACTGGCTGCTGATGCTGGACGCCGATGAAGTCGTGCCGGGGGAAATGGTGGAAGAGATGGCCGCCACACTCACGGGCGGCGGCGAGGATGTCACCCTGTACCGCATGCGGCGCAAGGATTACTTCATGGGGTCCTGGCTCAAGCACAGCACGAACTATTCAACGCTGTGGTTCGGCCGGCTCATGCGTCTCGGCCGGGTCTGGGTGGAGCGCGAAATCAACGAGGAATATCACACTGATGGACTCACCCGGGATCTTGATTCCGCGATCGTCCATTATCCCTTCAACAAGGGGTTGTCCGCCTGGGTGGAAAAACACAACCGGTATTCGAGCATGGAGGCCGAGTTACTTGTCCACGGCGGAGGTTATGAATGGAAGCTGCGGGAGTTGTTTGACTCCGACCCGGTTGCGCGCCGCAAGGCGCTCAAGGCGCTGATATATTCCATGCCCGGCAGGCCCTTGGTGATGTTTCTGGGGCGCTATTTCGTCGCCGGCGGTGTTCTGGACGGTCGCGCCGGGCTGATGTTCTGCCTGCTCAAGAGCTGGTATGAATACCTGATCGATTGCAAGGCGAAGGAGTTGCGGCGGCGCATGCGGGGGTTGCCGGTTTGA
- a CDS encoding sulfotransferase domain-containing protein: protein MSMPILLSGARKLVRSAEMKYRIASSDTRLLPDFIIVGAQKAGTTSMFYWLSKHPQLKASAAKEVHYFDGGLDSSIDNYAKGLSWYKAHFPKYTSLREGERVFEASPLYLFNPNAPKRIYELLPDVKIIVMLRNPIERAVSHYFHEKRRNREPLTLYEAIVTEEQRLRPYVDAGDYKNPIYIQHSYKSRGLYLEQLKRYLDYFPLKNILILSSEDFFREPEKCMKQVFEFVSVDPNYRLGHLKRMNVGSNRSAIEPEVYEYLKDYFSQPNADLYEFLSMDYGW, encoded by the coding sequence ATGAGTATGCCAATTCTTCTATCTGGTGCTAGAAAACTGGTTCGATCGGCTGAAATGAAATATCGGATAGCCTCATCTGATACGAGACTATTGCCAGATTTTATAATCGTTGGTGCTCAAAAAGCTGGAACAACTAGTATGTTCTATTGGCTGAGTAAGCATCCTCAGCTTAAGGCTTCGGCCGCTAAAGAAGTGCATTATTTTGATGGGGGGCTTGACTCTTCGATAGATAATTATGCGAAAGGTCTCTCATGGTACAAGGCGCATTTCCCAAAATACACGTCATTGCGGGAAGGCGAACGAGTTTTTGAGGCGTCCCCGTTATATCTGTTTAATCCGAATGCTCCAAAGCGGATATACGAATTATTGCCTGACGTTAAAATAATTGTGATGCTAAGAAATCCGATAGAGCGGGCAGTTTCTCACTATTTTCATGAGAAAAGACGCAACAGGGAGCCGCTAACGCTATATGAAGCAATTGTTACTGAAGAGCAACGACTTAGGCCGTATGTTGATGCGGGTGATTATAAAAATCCAATATATATTCAGCATAGCTATAAATCAAGAGGGCTTTATCTGGAACAGTTGAAGCGTTACTTAGATTATTTTCCTTTGAAAAACATTCTCATACTGAGTAGCGAAGACTTTTTTCGTGAGCCTGAAAAATGCATGAAACAGGTCTTTGAATTCGTCTCAGTAGATCCAAATTATAGATTGGGGCATTTAAAAAGAATGAATGTCGGAAGCAACAGATCTGCAATTGAGCCTGAAGTATACGAATACCTAAAAGATTATTTTAGTCAACCAAATGCGGATCTTTATGAGTTTCTGAGTATGGATTACGGGTGGTGA
- a CDS encoding glycosyltransferase family 4 protein — MRVVFCIYDFVEAKLPLQPWLTIRLIAECLARRGHEVHLVSDVPAPARLTGCQSHSVASLRGSNAAEMKGLLGRLRPDAQVFLPTPLNIATASWLDGLECRCVGFASYPFYTAGELMTAARHIGRAEVRQYLRHLLVPGFSWKRAMRRRMHALVAQSETTAARLNAWLGQRPFAACIPPGIDLTQWPLAQAREPARRERLRLLYLGAAIPIRGFQLALAALARTRDAPVDLRVLARGAGPVQIAAIEADVARHGLQGRVEIEGGWVDHDRLVEEIHAADAVLQPFILVPSELPVTAMEVIACGTPVIGARIDGLPSTIGPAGAVVKQADAAALGEQIAAMSREPAILEKWKNGCVEQRARMCDWDRITDEWEAVLGG, encoded by the coding sequence ATGCGCGTCGTCTTCTGTATTTACGATTTCGTCGAGGCCAAACTTCCGCTGCAGCCCTGGCTGACCATCCGCCTGATTGCCGAGTGTCTTGCGCGGCGGGGGCATGAGGTGCATCTGGTCAGCGATGTGCCGGCGCCGGCGCGCCTGACTGGGTGCCAGTCGCACTCGGTCGCTTCCCTGCGTGGGTCGAACGCAGCGGAGATGAAGGGACTGCTGGGCAGGCTGCGCCCCGATGCGCAGGTGTTCCTGCCCACGCCGCTGAACATCGCCACGGCGTCCTGGCTCGATGGGCTCGAATGCCGTTGTGTCGGGTTTGCCTCCTATCCTTTCTACACCGCAGGTGAGTTGATGACGGCGGCGCGCCATATCGGGCGGGCGGAGGTGAGGCAGTATCTGCGCCATCTGCTGGTGCCGGGATTCAGCTGGAAACGCGCGATGCGCCGGCGCATGCACGCGTTGGTCGCGCAGTCTGAAACGACCGCTGCCCGACTCAATGCATGGCTCGGGCAGCGACCCTTTGCCGCCTGTATCCCGCCTGGCATTGATCTGACGCAATGGCCGCTGGCGCAGGCGCGGGAGCCGGCCAGGCGCGAGCGGCTGCGGCTGCTCTATCTTGGGGCAGCGATTCCCATCCGGGGATTTCAGCTTGCGCTGGCTGCGCTTGCCCGGACCCGGGACGCGCCGGTCGATCTGCGGGTGCTGGCGCGTGGCGCCGGCCCGGTTCAGATTGCGGCGATTGAAGCCGATGTGGCGCGGCACGGCCTGCAGGGGCGGGTTGAGATCGAAGGAGGCTGGGTCGACCATGACAGATTGGTCGAGGAGATTCACGCTGCCGATGCCGTGTTGCAGCCGTTCATCCTGGTGCCGTCCGAGCTGCCGGTGACGGCCATGGAGGTTATTGCCTGCGGCACGCCGGTGATCGGCGCGCGCATCGATGGTCTGCCATCGACCATCGGCCCGGCTGGCGCAGTGGTAAAGCAGGCCGATGCCGCCGCTCTGGGCGAGCAGATCGCCGCCATGAGCCGGGAGCCTGCAATCCTGGAGAAGTGGAAAAACGGCTGTGTCGAGCAGCGCGCGCGCATGTGCGACTGGGATCGGATAACCGACGAGTGGGAGGCTGTGCTGGGTGGCTGA